A window of the Myxococcus fulvus genome harbors these coding sequences:
- a CDS encoding alpha-amylase family glycosyl hydrolase: MVLRQRWLWSLVLALVAAGCLKRQGPPVLAPEGTVVAVAYIRDDARRGAVSNVPEGVRQRVAEVLAKRNLQAREVPYDEYAAEFAKVTDTQRRFAMLKARAGDAPLLLLVETRVTFFGQVGGRFSWDVYVKTTANRATSSLEATSDSADYGAALQFDQQREDDAQLEVARQISGQAGALFDSFLASPMLVPSTDGGPGLVPGLSAPAGEGIEPGTSTPTEPPPPPAKPAPQPYRGQWTPPEGDAIYFVMVDRFANGDVKNDGAVDAKDAQAFHGGDLRGVIDRLDGLKALGVRTVWLSPVFQMRTDKFHGYGAFHGYWVEDFGRVEPRFGDEALLKELSAELRRRDMRLVLDVVLNHVGNETRLTREKPEWFHGLGPIENWNDSRELVMRDVHGLPDLAVEQEEVYQHLLSHSLKWVDAVKPAGFRLDAVKHLPMDFWARYNDDLRAHAGKDFLLLGELLDGDPVLLARVMKEGRFGTMFDFPLAFALVDVFCRGRSPSHLGAILFNDRFQPSPQSLVTLLDNHDLPRVMSECGGDVEKVKRALAVQLTARGVPALTYGIEEGLTGAKEPENRGDMRFTADHPLRAWIARLLEARRGSEALQRGETMVLAAREDFFAYVRVTPDDAFFVGINSGTERRVAFLPPGLGDGHGIEALTGRSSMLGRLAESAYWHVDVMPGEVSLVRLRAASPGGHAALVEKARTEWKGEGPRRTVVLQTGDAAVRVVGGGPELGGWKPERSLRPEAGAVTLSLPEGGVFEYKLVREDGPGKFSWEGGPNRLLFVPELKTEEGPVRVPVAWEQRSVKGPPFLRLCPPLLALSTSKLCTD; encoded by the coding sequence ATGGTTCTGAGACAGCGGTGGTTGTGGTCCCTCGTCCTCGCGCTGGTGGCCGCGGGCTGCCTGAAGCGGCAGGGGCCTCCGGTGCTGGCGCCGGAAGGGACGGTGGTGGCGGTGGCGTACATCCGCGATGACGCGCGGCGCGGCGCGGTGTCCAACGTGCCCGAGGGCGTGCGTCAGCGCGTGGCGGAGGTGCTGGCCAAGCGCAACCTCCAGGCGCGCGAGGTCCCCTACGACGAGTACGCCGCCGAGTTCGCGAAGGTGACGGACACGCAGCGTCGCTTCGCCATGCTCAAGGCCCGCGCCGGGGACGCGCCGCTGTTGCTCCTGGTGGAGACGCGGGTGACGTTCTTCGGGCAGGTGGGCGGGCGCTTCTCATGGGACGTGTATGTGAAGACCACGGCCAACCGCGCCACGTCCTCGCTGGAGGCCACGAGCGACTCGGCGGACTACGGCGCGGCGCTCCAGTTCGACCAGCAGCGCGAGGATGACGCGCAGCTGGAGGTGGCCCGGCAGATTTCGGGACAGGCGGGCGCGCTGTTCGACTCGTTCCTCGCCTCGCCCATGCTGGTGCCTTCCACGGACGGTGGCCCGGGGCTGGTACCCGGTCTGTCGGCGCCGGCCGGAGAGGGAATCGAGCCGGGCACGAGCACGCCCACCGAGCCGCCTCCGCCGCCGGCCAAGCCCGCGCCCCAGCCGTACCGGGGCCAGTGGACGCCGCCGGAGGGGGACGCCATCTACTTCGTGATGGTGGACCGCTTCGCCAACGGGGACGTGAAGAACGACGGGGCGGTGGATGCGAAGGACGCGCAGGCCTTTCACGGCGGAGACCTGCGTGGCGTCATCGACCGACTGGACGGGCTCAAGGCGCTCGGTGTCCGCACGGTGTGGCTTTCACCCGTCTTCCAGATGCGGACCGACAAGTTCCATGGGTACGGCGCCTTCCACGGCTACTGGGTGGAGGACTTCGGCCGGGTGGAGCCGCGCTTCGGTGACGAAGCCCTGCTGAAGGAGCTGTCCGCGGAGCTGCGCCGCCGCGACATGCGCCTGGTGCTGGACGTGGTGCTCAATCACGTGGGCAACGAGACGCGGCTGACGCGCGAGAAGCCGGAGTGGTTCCATGGGCTGGGGCCCATCGAGAACTGGAACGACTCGCGCGAGCTGGTGATGCGCGACGTGCACGGGCTGCCGGACCTGGCGGTGGAGCAGGAGGAGGTCTACCAGCACCTGCTCTCGCACTCGTTGAAGTGGGTGGACGCGGTGAAGCCCGCGGGCTTCCGGCTGGACGCCGTCAAGCACCTGCCCATGGACTTCTGGGCCCGCTACAACGACGACCTGCGCGCCCACGCGGGCAAGGACTTCCTGCTGCTGGGCGAGCTGCTCGACGGCGACCCGGTGCTGCTGGCGCGGGTGATGAAGGAGGGCCGCTTCGGGACGATGTTCGACTTCCCGCTGGCGTTCGCGCTGGTGGATGTCTTCTGCCGGGGCCGCTCGCCTTCGCACCTGGGCGCCATCCTGTTCAATGACCGGTTCCAGCCTTCTCCCCAGTCGCTGGTGACGCTCTTGGACAACCACGACCTGCCCCGGGTGATGAGCGAGTGCGGCGGGGACGTGGAGAAGGTGAAGCGGGCGCTCGCGGTGCAGCTCACGGCGCGCGGTGTGCCGGCGCTGACGTATGGCATCGAAGAGGGGCTCACTGGCGCGAAGGAGCCGGAGAACCGGGGCGACATGCGCTTCACCGCGGACCATCCGCTGCGCGCGTGGATTGCCCGGTTGTTGGAAGCGCGTCGAGGCAGTGAGGCCCTCCAGCGTGGCGAGACGATGGTGCTCGCCGCCCGGGAGGACTTCTTCGCCTACGTCCGCGTGACGCCGGATGACGCGTTCTTCGTCGGCATCAACTCCGGGACCGAGCGGCGCGTCGCGTTCCTGCCCCCGGGGCTCGGGGATGGGCACGGCATCGAGGCGCTGACGGGAAGGAGCTCCATGCTGGGGCGACTCGCGGAGTCGGCGTATTGGCACGTGGACGTGATGCCGGGCGAGGTGTCGCTGGTGCGGCTCAGGGCGGCTTCGCCGGGCGGCCACGCGGCGCTGGTGGAGAAGGCTCGGACCGAGTGGAAGGGGGAGGGACCTCGACGCACCGTGGTGCTCCAGACGGGAGACGCGGCGGTGCGGGTGGTGGGCGGTGGCCCGGAGCTGGGGGGATGGAAGCCCGAGCGCTCGCTGCGCCCGGAAGCTGGCGCCGTCACTCTGTCGCTGCCCGAGGGCGGGGTCTTCGAGTACAAGCTCGTGCGAGAGGACGGCCCGGGGAAGTTCTCCTGGGAGGGCGGCCCCAACCGCCTGCTGTTCGTCCCGGAGCTGAAGACGGAGGAGGGCCCCGTGCGGGTGCCCGTGGCGTGGGAACAGCGCTCCGTGAAGGGGCCGCCTTTCCTCCGCCTCTGTCCGCCGTTGTTGGCGCTGTCGACCTCCAAGCTGTGCACCGACTGA